A window of Prionailurus bengalensis isolate Pbe53 chromosome E1, Fcat_Pben_1.1_paternal_pri, whole genome shotgun sequence genomic DNA:
AGGCCAAAACTAGAGCTCTTGTGCCAaacagccaagttgtgaatgcaaaggaaaagttctcaaagaaattaaaagtactaCTCCAGGGAAAACACAAATGATAAGtgaaaacagccttattgctgatatggagagaGTTTTGTGGTCTgcatagaagatcaaaccagcctaTTCCCTTAAGCCAaggcctaatccagagcaaggaaGGCCCTGACTCTCTTCTATTCTGTgaagctgagagaggtgaggaaactgcagaagaaaagttcgAAGGCAGCAGCGGTTGggtcatgaggtttaaggaaagaagccatccaATTCTGTAATGTAAAAGCACAAAGTGAAGCAGCAAgcatgtagaagctgcagcagataatccagaagatctagctaagataattaatgaaggtgactACACCAAACAATAGATGGGCAATGAAAGCTGGTGTattgttttaatgtgcattttcctgattattagtGAGATCaacctttttatatgtttattgaccacttatatttccttttatgtgaaatgtctgttcatgtccatGTTTATCTTGGGctgtcattttattattgatttgtaagattTCTTTACTCTAGTTTGATACTTTGCTTTATATTCAGAGGCAACATCTCTTTGGAATTGTCTTTATTATTGCACATCTCTCTTtgacaagcatttaaaaattacagaatcaGCTTGTCAACTTCAAGGAGTAATCCTGCTGAATTTGGTATTGCTTTAGTTATTACAGGTTAATCTGGGGAGAGGTATCATGTATTTTACCGACACCATTTGTTGCATCTTTTTCAGCCTAATATGCCTGTTCTGAATTAGATCATTTGTTTAATGCTGTTGCtttgtgataaaaattaaaatagtttaccTTTCTgtcatatttcctttcttttgaaataattgtcatctcttttaacatatttcttttctaaatatatgttATCTGAACTGTCATAAACGACTACTTGTGGGATGTACAATAGTGGGTGGGAAAATTCTATCATCtcttttgtgtcttgtttttctAGCAATCCCCAAAGTGAGATTGGAGACAATCTACATTTGCGGAGTAGATGAGATGAGTACCCAGgatatcttttcctattttaaagaATATCCTCCAGCTCACATTGAATGGTTGGATGATACCTCCTGTAAGTACATGCAAGTTTTTTTTTGAATATgcttttgtttatgattttagGAGTTCTTGCCATGTCAGATGGTGAATGATTATGGTTCAGACTACTTGTCTAGCCCTGACGTCTGCCTTTAGCCTAGGAGAGAAAGATTGCCCATTGATGAGAACCAGAGTGTCTTAGCCAATCTGCCAGATCATACTCCATGAACATTCCACATCAGCTCAGTGGTGATGACCAGGGATCTAGGAGGTTGGTTGCTGGCATCCAAGTCTTATGTACATGACCGAGGCCTCCTTAACTCCCACAATTTCCCAATAAAAGGGTGGATCCAACTGTATAGACTTGGGGCTGTATGTTCAGGGCTTTAGCTTTTGTCAGTGCACCTTCCCATGTAGCTACTCACAGGTCTGGTTCTGCCTTAGTATCTGAGCTAGAACTGAACCAGAACCTTCTGACACTGTATCAGACCTCTCATCTCTACTTGCTTTGGAACTTTACCTGCTTGCTCTAACTTGTGAACTAGCTGTAATTTTTACTTGCCTCCCCACTCCAAGCCTGGCAGGACCTGTGGTAACTACTCTGCCAGCTTCTTGTCTTAACTCACTTACAGTCTGGCTTTACTTAACTATCAGCTTGCTGATCTGCTAGGTTGTACCCTGAATAGCTGCCTGGGTTTCCCagctgctttctttttatttatttatttatttatttatttattttttaatttttttttcaacgtttatttattttttttgggacagagagagacagagcatgaacgggggaggggcagagagagagggagacacagaatcggaaacaggctccaggctctgagccatcagcccagagcctgacgtggggctcgaactcacggacggcgagatcgtgacctggctgaagtcggacgcttaactgactgcgccacccaggcgccccccagctgCTTTCTTTAGAAGATGTTGAttcaggggcacctcggtggctcagttggttgagtgtctgactttggctcaggtcatgatctcccagttttggGATCAaactccacattgggctcgctgctatcagcacagagcctgcttcggatcctctgtgcccccctctctctctccaaaataaataaaacattaaaaagaaaaaaaagcttttaaagatGTTGATTCAGTGTTTTCATTGAAAGAAGAAACATGATTGAagagttttctccatttttccatttgcttaACTTACACCATCTAAATAAAAGGTTGACACACCTTTTTTTATGAAGGGCTAGACAGTAAATATTGTAGGTTTTGTAGGccatacagtctttgttttgttgtgttggttCAGCTCTGctattgtagcatgaaagcagccatagacaatatgttaTTGAACGAGCCTGGCTGTTTTccatagaaattttttttacaaaaacatggGGGATGTatactttattttacattaattataCCTATATAAAGCTGGtactaatacaaataaataaatgaacgggTGGTGGACTGGATTTGGCCTACAGGTTGTAGTTTGCTAATTCCTGATCTGAGTCACTCAGACTATAGCTAAGGGATATTAGAGTTGGAGGGACCCTTATTAGATTTACACAGTTTTGCTAACTCATGTTGTACATCAGAactgaaaaacagagaagggaaattgtttacccaaggtcacatggcatATTTATaacaaaagtgagaaagaatCTGTAGCCTTTCATTTCCCAAACTGAGATGTAAGTGAGATGTAAGGTTAACTTTAGTTTGAGAAATgctgttttaaacaaaattaaacagatttcttttctATAAGACTTTTCAACACCTTTTTCTTGCTAAATTCTCTTGCTTAAAGAAGCAGATTAAAGTAGTTGCTACAAAGCCAAGTGGCTGTCATGCCTCCATTGTATATTCTGTGGATGCCATCATCACTCATACTTTACAGTGGGAAACAGTCATTCAGCACATTTGAGTGATAAGGAACAGCAGATGGCTTCCCTGTAGGGGACAGTAGTATGAAGGATAATCCAAATTTGTTTTGATGTTATCATCTTGtcgtcatcgtcatcatcatcatcagaacTGCTAACACTATGTAACACTCGCTGAGCCAAGCAGGTTTAATACACAGAACCCATTTTCATCGAATACTTGACAGTTATTTTGTGGAACCCCATTTGGGAATGCAGCTCTAGGCTGATTTTATCAAGGAGGTTTTACTACCACTTTCTGTACTTCTTTCATTAGTTGGTTTGTACATTTACTGATGCTGATCTGTAGCTAGATGAGGCCATAGCAAGGAACATGttgcagtctttgtttttaaaaaacttaccaTTTAGATGCGATGTcaggttttattttacattttgtttcaggTAATGTTGTCTGGCTGGATGAAATGACAGCCACACGAGCCCTTATCAATATGAGCTCTTTGCCAGCCCTGGATAAGATAAGAAGCAGGGATGCCAATGAGGACAGGTCAtctgagaaaagtaaaaaaggtAACAACACAAAGGAGGGACTTTGGGGCTAAAAGTCCTGTTATTTACACAGTTAGTTTGGGTTTCTGTGCAGAGCATTATATAGCATTTCATTGTCAGTTGTTTCTAAAATAAGCTATGATAATccaaagagggagaaaatcttgAACTTGTAAATTACATGAGATGGAGTTATGTTAAGGTTCATCTTGTTGCTTGCATTATGTTTTAGACAAGCAGGAAGACAGTTCAGATGATGATGAGGCCGAAGAAGGAGAAGTTGAAGATGAGAACTCCAGTGACATAGAGGTTAGTAATAGGGCAAAGATATATTAAAGGTTTGAGTGCAAAAGGCTGTCTTTTTATATGACAGCAAAAGCTGTCTTTTTATATAAGTCTTAAAGACTTAGTGCGTTGCATTTTTCCTCTGGCTTTCACTTTTAGACCTTCGGAGGGTGCACCAGGTGCCTGGCCTTTCAGTTCATGTGGCTGTAATGAGTGATTCTTCTTGAGATCATAGAATTGTACTCATACTTCTGtataaaagaaaatggttttattGAGAAATACTTTGAAGTGTTACCTGTCTAATCCGTAAAATTAAGAAGAAGCAAGTGATGGAATACTTCCTGATGGAGCATGTATTTTGTTGGAAATATCAAAGTGTATTCATTTAaagaacatttactgagtacctgctaTATACCAAATTCTAGGTGCTATGGATATAGATCAAGCCAAAGTCCTTCCCCTGTTGGAACATACATTCtagtggagaagacagagaatgcaCAGATACACAGATATGTAATATAATGTCAGGAAGTGAGGAGTGCTATGGAGGAAAGTAAAGAAGGGTAAGCAGATAGAGAATGATGGAGACTCTTAGAATGTTCAGGGAGAACATCTGACTTAGCAATGCTTCAGAGGAACAGTGCTGTCATGCTTTGAGAATTGTTAAAGAATGCTTTCTCAATCAATGGTGACTTTGctgttgaataaatattaaagaagctttaatgtttatattgaaaatgctcttttttcttaagttggaCACATTGTCTCAAGTAGAAGAAGAGTCTCTGCTAAGAAACGATCTTCGTCCAGCTAACAAACTTGCTAAAGGAAATAGGTTATTCATGAGATTTGCTACAAAAGGTAAATGTGATTCTTGgcattgatttttagttttaatcaaagtcatttatttttcagtgacatCCTTCTCTTTTGAATAGGAAGTTCGGTCAAGTAATCTCAAAGTCCATTCAAACTGTATAATATTCTATGCTTGTAAAATGATGGCTTGCTGCCTAAGTTAAATTTCAGACTTTGAAAGTGAATGTTAGCTATTTGTATACTTTTGTGATTTTTGCCTAAAGGAAGTTATTTTCTGTTAAAGCTACTTTGCCCTCTGTGTTTTTCAGCCAAATTATCATCTGaactatgaaaacatttttttaaagtttttatttatttttgagagagaaagagtgagcaggggagaggcagaaagagagggagagagaatcccaagcaggctccatgctgtcagtgcagagcccaatgtagggctcgaactcatgaaccatgagatcatgcatgacctgagccaaaatgaagagttggatgcttaaccgatcgagccccccaggcgtccctgaaaacattatctatctatctatctatctatctatctatttattttttaaggtttattcatttctcagagacagagacagagcgcgagtgagtgaggggcagagagagagggagacacagaatctgaagccggctccaggctccgagctgtcagcacagagcccgatgtggggctggaactcatgaactgcgagatcatgacctgagacagagttggaggtttaaccaactgagccacccaggcgcccccctgaaaacatttttaaattatacttttaaatttatcacAGCAGTGTCCTCCTGGACATTGCTAATAGTGCCCTTCAGCTCTAATTCTCTAAGGAGTCCAATTAAAagcctcttaaattttttaatgtttttatttatttttgagagagagaaagagagtgtgcgtgTGAGCATGTGGgggcgaggggtagagagaggaagatggaggatccaaagtgggctctgtgtggacagccgagaacctgatgtgggactcgaactcaccaactgcaagattatgacctcagccgaagttaggtgcttaaccaacGAAAGTCGCGCCAAGCCTCTTAAGTTTGCAAGGCTCTTTATGCACAGTGATTTTGGTGTacattaaaatatgtaagaattttGAAGATGGAGTactctggtttgtttttcttgacTGAGACATATTTTAAGAGTATAggcttggagtgcctgggtggctcagtcagttaagaatccgactcttgagctcacctcaggtcttgatctcagggtcgtgagttcaagccccatggtgggctctgcactggacatggagcctagtttaaaaaaaaaaaaaaaaaaatggggcacctgggtggctcagttggttaagcatccgacttcggctcaggtcatgatctcacggtttgtgggttcgagccccgcatcgggctctgtgccgacagctcagagcctggagcttgcttctgattctgtgtctccctctctctctgcccctcccctgctcacgctgtgtctgtctgtctctgaaaaaaaaataaatgtaaaaacaaaaaaattaaaaaaaaaaagtattggctCATTATTTTATTGACTCTGCCTCAGTTTTGGTTTGTCTGTTACCTCCTCATGATTAAATCAGGTTGTGTGTGTTCGCAAGAGTACCACAGAAGTGCTGCTGTTATCATTTTCAGTGCATCGtgtcaggaggcacatgataTTTATTTGTCCCATTTCTGGAGGTGTTAACTTTTCTCACTTGGTTAAAGTAATGATTGTCAGGTTTCtcctgtttttccatttgtaaatctaaaatttgtagggaGGTACTTTGAGATTATGTGAACTGCTTTCTGCTCATCATACTTCCAATTATCATCCATTGAGGACTTTTTAATTCTACATTTCTTTATGAGTTGGCATTCTGCTACAAGGAAGAACTTTCTTTTTGtacccatttgtttatttacttatatcagTTTAGACTCATGAGTCTTATTCAGTGGTTTATCATTCATTCGTATCATTTGTTTGATTTACAAATGTTCTTAGATTGGGCCAGAGGAGTCCCTTCAAGTTATGTTATTTTGACATGCCTCCATGATTCTTTGAGCACTTTCTTACTTTGTGGCCCAGTGAAACATCTTGTTTTCCCAGACTCAACTTGTACTTTTCCTGTCCCAgatctggaatcagccatttctccaaggagctggTGGGCATGTCTTTCTGAAGGGTGTACATACTAGCTTGTGCCACTGTTTACTGGATGGATACATTCACATTGGTTTTCATCCTTTGCAGTCAGTGAGTGCCCTAGGAGCCATCAGAGATGTTTATGTTATGAaagttatgttatgttatgttatttatgttatgTTTATGATGAAAACATCAGAGATGTTTATGTTATGAAAGATCACTGcccactttttctttctgttaactGGCATTTTAACTTGACAGAATTGATCTTTTCTGTGTTCATTTGAGTGGCTTATTGGAGTGCATTCTAGATAAATGGTGCTAGGCTATTTTCTTTAAGCCATTTTGAGGAACATAACAATAAATTGGAAAAACTGGTTTACCAAATATATGGAATTATGTATAATCTGTTTCTTTAATACTTAGATTCTGTGTTATTGGTGTTGTCATTCAGAAACAAATGCCTTTCAGGGGACCAGTAAAACTACCTCATCTAGAAAGCCTTTTAGTTTTTGAACAGCTCTAATGACTGAAGTTCTCCTATGCTTCTTGGAACTTTGTAtgctgtgttgttgtttttaatagtattttctcTGTGAGGTCAGTCAGCTCCTTAACAACAGCTTAACCTCATTCATCTCTGTTTTTTGCCCCACCCCCTCAACACTGCAGTGCTTTTATAGGCACTGAGAGTGAATGTTTGTAGTGCATCTTTCCCTTTTATTGGCAAATTGTGCTGATGTGATCCCAgctacagaaaacattttttttacgtttatttatttttgagagagagagcaagtgcgagcgagcgggggaaggggtggaagagagagacacagaatccaaagcaggctccaggctctgagctgttagcatagagcccgacgtggagcccgaactcacaaactgtgagatcatgacctgagccgaagtcagacgctcaaccgactgagccacccaggctccccggcaaacatttttttaaaccgtTCAACATTGTCTTCACACCAATGGGAAATCCTGGGTAACTgttgtaattaatttttagatGACAAAAAGGAACTTGGAGCAGCCAGAAGAAGTCAGTATTACATGAAATACGGGAATCCAAATTACGGAGGCATGAAAGGAATTCTTAGTAATTCTTGGTGAGtccaaaactttaaaatacagtaGTTTAAATAGTACTTAAGGTTTTCTTAATCGTTCAGTTGGTCTTCTGCAGTGCAGTGTCAGTGCCATGTGTGGACTTGAAGGAAGACAAGAAGGAGTCAGGATTCTTAACTGTGGTAAATGGTATGAAAGGCTGAGTTACAGTTTCATGTAAAATGTCTCTGTTTCAGTACCTAACATTTCATCAGTGTATAGTTGAATTCAATTAGTGGATTTCAGAGTCCTTCTTGTTGGTTTTTGATCATGTGCTTATTTTGGAACGTTGCAGGAAGCGAAGGTATCATTCCCGTCGCATTCAGCGGGATGTGATCAAGAAGAGAGCCCTGATTGGGGATGACGTTGGCTTGACGTCCTATAAACACCGACATTCCGGTAGTTGCCTGCTCAGCTCTTGGGTAGACACATGTTTGGCTCCCGAAATCATATTCTTATTCTTAATACAGTCTTTTAAGGTTCCAAACTTTATCATCCTCTCTTCCTTGCCCTCACCCTCTGCCAACATATAGGAAAGTAAGTCAAGtcacaattaattttaaattgccCATACAAAAGAGGTCAAATGATTTTATGAAAGCTGTTCTAACAAAAAAAAGGCCAAATGTGACAtaggaaaaagtgaaaattttttgTAAGAATCTAATTTTTCTACTATTAATTTCAaaagctgaatgaaaaaaatttatcagatgacttgattttattatttttttttgtctgatgaTGAAAATAGGCTGCTGTGTCTGGTGTTTTATGCTTATTGGCTCATGCACACAAATGCCTCAGCTAAatgagatatcatgacctgggtttcatttcgtttgtttgtttgttccttcctttctttctttggtgcTTATTATAGAAGAAccattttcattatgttttataaagacttgtttttattttgaatctaAAGATGTGAAATCTTCTACATGCTTTGAGAACTAAGTTAGCATACAAACATGGGATAACATGCATACATTTTATCATTATGACAGGGATAAGGAGAGGTGAAGTCTatcgtttttattttatgtgtatatccaaaattgtatatttgaaatctgCATCTTAAAAATGCACATACTTTTCTATTACACAGTTATAGGCTTCTAATTTCAGTTACTCtaagatatttttataatctttatgtatatattactaaagaaattaaaaagcaaattgccCATAATCCTAGCACTCTAATATAACAActgatttcattttacatttttcctatttgtctcttcataataaatataatcGCTACGAACATATATTTTATAGTCCTCCACTTATGAGCATCTTCTCATGAACTTTGAAGTTAGAATTGATTTTCATTGTTCACAGTGGTTATGTGCTATAAAGTCACTGTGACAATTGATACAGTGAATACTAAACCATTCAGAGACTCTGGTCACACCATTTCCATCAGCTGATCAATATATAACCTTGTCtgatgtgtgtttctgtttaaagacatttaatacatattattgattcattaacattgggCTCACggccaacagcactataactcatgctTGAACAAAGcttatttaacatgtattttctctatAAGGCATATCACAGCTTTCTTGAGCTTAGAAACACTAGACAGCTTTGGAAGTACACTTGGAAGCCCTTTTCAACagtgaaatcaccaacaaaagcctcaaaaatatgaaaaacatgacACTTAATAGTCTGCAAAAAGGATACTTGTGTAtagtatgagagctgaaacacGAAGGCAGAGTGTTgccttgtttgacctcagctgggaataTGCCTGTCTGGTTTTTTTGCCATTGCGCATATGTCCACAAATGATCATGAAAGCACTGTGAGTGTGGATTTTggagttacaaataaatttgGCAGATTTGCAAATATAGAACTCCTGAATAACGACAGTCGACTGGATTGTAGGTAATTTTATAATATCCGTCAGCTTGCCAGATCATACTTTACCTAGCCATTCTTCTGTTGTAGATATCGGAATGGCAACTGGGTTGGCACTAATATAGATAATGCTCCAGTAAGATCTCAGGCATGGGaaccccacctttttaaaaaaggccaCAGTGTAGAGCAGAAAATCAGATTTGTTAGTTTTAATACTTTTCCTAATGtttcttggttaaatttcttAGGACTAGTAAATGTTCCGGAGGAACCcattgaagaggaagaagaggaggaggaggaggaggaggaggaagaccagGACATGGATGCAGATGACAGAGTGGTGGTAGAATACCACGAGGAGCTCCCAGCTCTCAAGCAGACCCGGGAGCGGAGCACATCTAGGCAGTCCAGTGCCAGCAGTTCAGACTCCGATGAAATGGACTATGATCTAGAACTGAAAATGATTTCCACTCCTTCACCaaagaaaagcatgaaaatgACCATGTACGCTGATGAAGTGGAATCTCAGTTGAAAAACATTAGgtaaaagccttttctttttatcagtgcgagcttttaatttgatttttttaattaaaatttttttttttaatgtttgtttatttttgagagagagaaggaggggcagagagagagggagacagaggatctgagacaggctctgcactgatagcacagagaccgatgtggggctcgaactcacaaaccgcgagatcatgacctgagctgaagtcggacactcagctgactgagccactcgcttttaatttgattttaaatactAATTCCTAACTTCCTCTTAGCTCCTCTTAATTTTATAATCACTTTTATCTGTTCTAATTTCAGTCTTATGAAGAATTTGAATAAAAGCatccatttgtttctttaaatacacAATTGATGCCTTGTTATAAAAATGTTAGTATATTAAGTGAAAATCACCCATGGTTTCAATCTCTCCTAAAATAGCGACTTAGCAATTGAATGAATAATTTTCCTgctaattttatgtgtatacataacacatggagaaatatatttcttcaaaaatgaagttggatttatattgttttatagtgtgctttttccatttcatatatatagACCTCTGTTATTTTTCACCCAGATGTAGTCCATTGTTTGAAAGTAGCATGATTTATTTAACCGGTcccttattgatggacatttaggtttctATTTTCTTACTGTTGCACTAATTAAATTTCTTGAATTCCAGTTATTGTACAAAACAatatgtgtgtttaaaaatgtgGTGTTGCTAAATATCTTTCCAGAAGGGTTTTACTCACTTTATAACCTATTACTTATATACTTACCAAACTTATCACTCTCTACTTTTTGCTAATTTtgtgggccaaaaaaaaaaaaaaaaaaaaaagttattttaatgtgtatttctttgatgactaGTGGGGATGAGCAGATTCCTGAGGGCAGATGTACAGCTCAAAGGGTTGGTTGGGGTCTAGAGTTGCTCTCCCTAAGTGTACTTGGTGGTAtgtttggggaaaggaaaaacagTTCAATCTGGTTTGTTTGTATGACTTTGTTCACatccttatttttagtttttagagaacTTTCCAGTGTTGAATGCTGTCAGAATAATGCTGGTGCATGGTAGCAGATGTCTTTGACAGAGAAGTCTGCTCTTTAAAGAAAGAGATTATAGATACTCTTGTATCTTGACTACTGTGAAATCACAGCCTGCATGAACAGAGATCCCTGAGCGCTTTGCAGGCCTTACTTAATGTTTGTCTCAGAAGGGAGGGAACTTGTAATTATACATTCTGTGATAGTTTACAGGTATCATTTGTGGAAACCACCCTGGAAAACTCAGGAACCTATTTGCCCTGACTAGTCTCTCTGTAGCAAGCTGATCATGATTTTTATAAGCAAATAATTATTGGTGTATGGTATTTGTGAGTGAATATTTGGTATATTAAATTGGGTATCTTAAGTGTTCTCCAAAGTATATGAGATTGTTGCATAGGCGTTGTCCCACAGTTGAAGTTGGTTaattgtgccttttttttttttttaaaggaactccatgagggcagataCTGTATCCACAAGCAATATCAAAAACCGAATCGGTAACAAGTTACCGACTGAGAAATTTGTAGATGTCCGACATCTGTTAGATGAAAAACGTCAGCACACACGTCCACGGCCACCAGGCAGCAATACTAAATCAGGTAgtattcatttgcatttctcagcTTCATTCTGAGCTCCAGAAAGTGAATTCAGGCAGAGATAAGTCTTTGGTTAAAACATTGCCATTAGTGAACCGATTTAGTTACCCTGCTTCATCACTTCTA
This region includes:
- the NCBP3 gene encoding nuclear cap-binding protein subunit 3; translation: MAAVRGLRVSVKAEAPAGPALGLPSPETDSSLERGEPEPMEVEEGELEIVPVRRSLKELIPDTSRRYENKAGSFITGIDVTSKEAIEKKEQRAKRFHFRSEVNLAQRNVALDRDMMKKAIPKVRLETIYICGVDEMSTQDIFSYFKEYPPAHIEWLDDTSCNVVWLDEMTATRALINMSSLPALDKIRSRDANEDRSSEKSKKDKQEDSSDDDEAEEGEVEDENSSDIELDTLSQVEEESLLRNDLRPANKLAKGNRLFMRFATKDDKKELGAARRSQYYMKYGNPNYGGMKGILSNSWKRRYHSRRIQRDVIKKRALIGDDVGLTSYKHRHSGLVNVPEEPIEEEEEEEEEEEEEDQDMDADDRVVVEYHEELPALKQTRERSTSRQSSASSSDSDEMDYDLELKMISTPSPKKSMKMTMYADEVESQLKNIRNSMRADTVSTSNIKNRIGNKLPTEKFVDVRHLLDEKRQHTRPRPPGSNTKSDIRQRLGKRPYSPEKAFSSNPVFRREPFSDVHSRLGVPRQDVKGLYSDTREKKSGSLWTRLGSAPKTKEKTTKKVDHRTPGTEEDDSELQRAWGALIKEKEQSRQKKSRLDNLPSLQIEVSRESSSGSEAES